ATCATAATCCTGTGCCTGAATGGCCAGGGTTCGGGCATCATCATAGTTGCCGGCACTCAATGCTTGACGTGCCTGCTTCAATAAAACAGAAGCCTGTTCTTTTTCCGTCAGTCTTTTCGTCTGACTTCCATCAAATGGATTGGCACCTGGATTTGAAAATGGATTATTTTCAGGAGATCCTTCTACGTGGGCAACCTGCATCACATTCGATTGACGATTAGAAAAACCACCGGCTTGCTGAATCGGAGAAGACTGATTATTTCGTTGCTCTGCGCGAGCGATAGCAGCCAGGACCTGTTCTGGTCGTACATCGAACGGACCATATTCCAGTCTCATCGATGCTACCTGCCCTGCTTTCTGGCGAGCCTTTGCCAGTTCATTGAGCTTAATATCCTCACGGGCAGATTGAAGTAACTGACGAGCCAGTTGCTTCTGCTCTTCGAGAGACTTTCCTGCACCACTTGATAAGTTGACTGGATTAGAGTCAGCCGCGGGTGACTGTGCTCTGACAATCCGTTTGTCCCGAGGTGCTGCAGCTCGCGTTCGAGCACGACCAAGATAGTCGTTCATTTTGCGAAACTCTGCAGATGACAAACGACCTGGAGAGACAGAAGCTTTTTCAAGCACTTCTACCGCTTCAGCGAATTGTCCTCTCTCGTAATATTGAGTCCCCAGACTCAGATAGTAACGAGCCGAGCGTTGTTGACGCCCCGCAATCGACTGGCCATCCTTCTCGACATCAGCAGCGACCTTCCTGGTCGTGTTGCCAAGATTGGCCAGCCACATTGACGCTGCGATCAGCGTCGTACAGGCTAGTACTCCAAATGCCTTGCCCAATGTAGGTCCCTCCTTCAAGCCAGAACACCAACTTTGATTATGTTTATTTTGAGGAGTCATCATGACTTCCAACTCGCTATCTAAAAGTGGGTAGGATTTTAGTCCGAAATCCGGATTTAGTGCCATACGAGTTTCGTATGAGAAATCAGGATTCTAGAAAACGATATGCAATTGAATGTTTGCCGTAAGGCAAAAGTAACAGACGATTGTCAGTGATATGAATTGTTGATTTGATTTTTTGAGAGTTGAGAGAAGTGTGTGGGGTTAATAATCGATTTCTGCTTTTCAGGTCAATATGACTTTGACAATATTTTCAAAAAAGTTTGTACGGTTTTCAAAATAATATTTCAGGCTGTAATTTCCGAATGAAATCTTAATCTGACCTTCATCTGGATACGTTATTGGACTGCAGAATTTGTAGATTTTACTTCTTCTTCATCCAGATCGAATATCGTTTCAATCACAGCTTTCGCGTGTAGTTCTTCTAAAATTTCTTTGGTGGCTTTCATACGAGCTTCACTAATCATGGATTGCTCGAGTTTGCCCTGTACGTCGGCAAACGGAATATGTCCGGCCTCTTTACGATCGTTCACTTTTATGATTTGAAATGAGTTTGCTGTTTCATAGACCTGGCTGGTTTGTCCGATGGGAAGCTCAAACAGGGCTTTTTCGATTTCGGGTTCTGCCAGGCTACCTCGCCGTGTCCAGCCCCATTGACCATTTCTTTCAGCCCGGGTGCCATCGGAATATTTCTTGGCCAGTTCGCCGAAATCTTCTCCAGCCTGAAGTTTATGAATGACTTCGTCCAACACTCCCACCGCCTTCTCCTTACCTCCCTGCTTCGCATAGGTGATACGGATTCGCTGCCAGCGAACTTTGGATGGTACTTCGTAGTCTTTGATATTCGCTTTATAACGTGCTAAGACTTCTTCACGGCTATAGTCGTTGGTTGCTTTCGCTTTCACAGCCATAAACTGAATGGCAGACTGCTGTTTGATAAACAGTTCTCGTTCACTATAAAGCGAGCGCCCCTGTTGATTGAGCTTTTCTTCCAGTTCCTGCGGAGAATTGACGCCCAGCCCTTTTTGCAGTTCAGGAATGCGTTCTTCTTCAAACGCGGTTTCCAAAACTTCCTGCAACTGGTCCAGTTGTTCTTTCTTCAGTGTGCTCTTCATCTCATGAATCAACAGTTGGCGTTCAATGTGTCCCTTAAGGTCACGTTTCACCAGAGCACGTCGTAATTTCTTATACTCTTCAGGCGGCATTCGCTGCTCTGCCTGTTTGAGTTGAAAATCATAGATACCAATCACATCTGAGACAAACAGAGGTGCCCCATTCACCATGGCAACTACAGTACTGTCGGAGAGAAAGTCGTCTGCTTCCTCATCAGTGCTGTTGCTAGAGGTGGTCGAAGCCGTAATGACCGGTGTCTCGAACGGATTCTCTGAATCCTCGAAATCCCCTTCCAGAACACTCTTCCTGTCATTCGCCCGACTGGCAATTTCAGCATGTTTCAGCTTTTGTTGCTTCAGAGCAGATTCCAGGCGCGGCGGGGGCGGTCCCAGCACAGGGTTATCTACTTTGGGAGTAGTTTCACAACCCATCATGCCAAGCGAAACAAGGGACAAAAAATATACTTGCGCGTAGCGCATCAAGATGCATCCTGCAGTTGATGAACGAATTTACGATTTGGGAATTTGAGAGACAATCTAGGGGCGATACTGTAATCAGTCAGTATTACAAGGGAATTGTAAGGAAGGGAAAGTTGACCGACACACTATCAATACCATCCATCAAGACAGAAAACGAATTAAAAACCAACTCATTTTCACCCCTTCAGGATGATGGTGCGAGATTATAGGCCGGATCAAAACTTTGTTGCAATACCGATTTGAGCTCTAACATGATCGCATCTGTATTTACGGCAGAAACCGGCAAAGGAATATACGCCGATTTATGATCGACAATGCGAACCGGAATCCGATTCTGATTACTTTTCGCCAGAGCCAGGATGTGATTTTTGTCCCGATAGCCTAAAACAGCGAAGTTTTCTTCCAGGCGAATACTATCCACCTGCCACTGCTGCGCCAGGATTTGTAATTCTTTCAAAATCAATAATTGTCTCGCAGGATGCGGAATATTCCCGAAGCGATCCTCGAACTCTGCCTCCAGATCCGTCAATTCGTCGAGAGAATGAATGGCGGATAACCGCCGATACATTTCAATTTTGATGCGGCCGGGCGGAATATAATCCGAAGGCAGATAGGCGGTACAAGGGAGATCAATGGCGACATGATGGTGTTCCCGCAATGGCTCGTTTTTCAGTTTTTTGCAGGCATTTTCCAGCAGCTGGCAATACAGTTCATACCCGACCGCGGAAATATGACCACTCTGCTCGGTCCCCAGAATATTTCCGGCTCCTCGAATTTCCAGGTCGCGCATCGCGATTTTAAACCCGGCCCCCAGCTCGCTGTATTCCTCAATCGCCTTGAGCCGTTTCGCAGCCACCGGTGTCAGAATCTGTCCGTCGCGTAACAGTAGATAACAATAGGCCCGATGATGTGACCTTCCCACACGTCCGCGGAGTTGGTGCAAATCCGAAAGCCCATGATTGCCGGCATCGTGAATGAACATGGTATTGGCATTCGGAATATCCAGGCCGCTCTCAATGATGGTTGTGCAGACAAAGATATCAACTCTGCCGGAGACGAAGTCGTACATGGCCGCTTCGAGTTCGGATTCTTTCATCTGCCCATGCCCAATCCCGATCGTGGCTTCAGGAACAATCTGCTGAATCCGGTCTGCATACTTCTGTAAATCGTGGACACGGTTATGCACAAAATAAACCTGCCCGTTTCGATTCAATTCGCGCACCATCGCATGCCGGATCAGTTCGGGATCGAAGCGGGAGATGCGTGTTTCGATCGGCACACGATCACGGGGCGCTGTGGTCAAGTTGGAAATATCACGTATCCCCAGCAACGACATATGTAACGTTCGCGGCACCGGAGTCGCACTCAGGGTGAGCACATCAATCTGCAGTCTGAGGGACTTCAGCATCTCTTTTGCTTCCACTCCAAACCGCTGTTCTTCATCGATAATCAGCAGACCTAAATCTTTAAATTTGATATCCTTCTGAATTAATCGATGCGTGCCGATCACCAGATCGACACTACCAGAGGCCATGCCTTCCAGTGTCTTTCGCTGTTCCTTTTTTGTTTTGAAACGCGAGAGACCTTCAATGGTGATTGGATAATCGGCCATCCGCTCGCTGAAGGTCCGCGTGTGCTGCTCGGCAAGAACCGTTGTCGGGACCAGTACGGCAACCTGCTTTCCTGAATCGATGGCTTTAAAAGCAGCTCGAATCGCAACCTCGGTTTTTCCGTAACCCACATCACCGCAGATCAAACGATCCATCGGTTGAGGTCGCTCCATGTCATGTCGAATATCATTGATAGCATGCAGTTGATCGGCGGTTTCTGTGTACGGAAACGAGGCTTCAAACTCTTTTTGCCAGTGACTGTCGGGAGGATACGCGATACCTGGTTGTGCCGAACGCATCGCCTGCATCCGCAGCATATCGCTGGCCATGTCCCTGACGGCTTGTGCTGCTTTTTCCTTCTTGTTTGCCCAGCTTTTACTTCCCAACTTGGACAGTTGAGGAATATGTTTTCCGCCCCCGATATATTTTTGCACCAGATGCACCAGAGAGACCGGCACATACATTTGCACTTTATCGCGAAATTCCAACGAGAGATGTTCTTCGCGACAGCCATCTTTCTCGAGGAGATCCAAACCTTTGAAACGGGCGATACCATGCGAGAGATGCACGACAAAGTCACCCACATTCAAATCAAGAAAATTGTCGATGGCCCGGCTTTCGACTTTGCGTTTGCGCGGCTTATGCCGGATGTCTGCACGCCCAAAGAGCTCATGATCGCTCAATACCACCAGATGTTCGGGTACAATCCGAAAGCCCAATGCCAGATTGCCGATACAGGTTGTGACGCGGCTACCAATTTCCAGTTCAGACTCGGCTAATATTTCCTGCAGCCGATCCTCTTCTCCCTGATTGTGACAACAGACAACAACGCGATCATGAGGGCCGGTGATCGAAGCCAACTCTTCGATCATTTCCGACTTCGCGCGCGTGAAACGCTCGATCGATTCAATTTGCAAATGGCAAGAAATCTCGGTCGATTCTGCAGAAATGGGGGCGATCGTCACAGACGGAAAATCGGTGCAGCGGGACATGGTCGCGGGCACGCTGAATAATCCGCGTGGATTTTCGAGTCGGTCCAGATAACGTTTGCCTTCGTCAATCAGTTCCGGGAGTTCTACCAGTACAATGCAGGTGTTCTCCGGTAAATTGTCCAACAGACTCTCGGAAGCGGTCTCATCCAGATCCTTGGCCAGTGTCGGGCGTTGTGAATGTTCCTGAGCAGCAGAGACGGGAGAAATCAGCGTCAGATCGACCTGTTCGCAGGTTTCGACGGTTCTCTGTGTTTCCACATCAAACTGCCTGATGGATTCGACCTCGTCCCCAAAAAATTCAATCCGCAGGGGGAGTGTGGCATCAGGAGAAAAAATGTCCAGAATGCCGCCATGCATACTGAATTCACCCGGAAGCTCAATCGCCGTTGTACGTTCGAAACCACGTTCGATGAGCCAACTCATAAAGGGGTCGGTGTCTATTTCATCTCCCACCCTGATGGTGCGAGTGGCTTCGCGGCGCTGTTGACGACTGGGGACAGGTTGCAGTAAAGCAGGAAACGAAGTCACAATCACCGGCGGGATACTATCCGCATTCTGGTCGAGTTGTACCAGCTGGTTCAGTACCCGCAGGCGACCACCAAAAACCGAGTCTGACACATCGTGTTCATCAGGCAGCGTTTCCCAGGCAGGAAATATTTCGGGAATTCTTCCCAGAAAACTGGCGAGATCGCCGCTGAATTCGTCGATTTCTCCCAATCGGGGAAGGACGACCAATGTGGGGAATTTGAGCGATTCTGCGATCGCTGCCGCTGTCAGCGCGCACGATCCCCCCCAGGCTCCGTCAATTGTCCCGCTCTGGCCTGTCTGGAGAGCCGCAACCACAGCTGCGAATCCTTCGCTTCGACTTAAAACGGGAACCAGATCCTGCATCGACTGAATCTGACTGTCGATTGGTTTGGTCATGTTCAAAATAATTTTAGCAAGCAGTGTGAAATTGTCACGTGCTCACCTCAAAAAACGTGATCGGGACTCGGTTTTCAGGACCATCCGGCGTGACTTCAAGGCAGCTCAAAGCTAGGATAGAAGAACCAAAATTCACCGATCAAAAGGCAAAATGTAAGGCCGATTTCGCAAGAGCCGCGGATTGACTTGCCTGATTTTAGTATATTGAAGGATACACCGTGTCAGATAGTTTCGATGTCAATGTCGCTCTGGGGCCGCGCAGTTATCATATTTCAGTTGTGAGCGACCAGTTCGATCAGTTCGCTGAAACGCTGGAAACCTGGATGAATCAGAATCCTGCGTTTCGGAATTCCGTAGCAGAAGGTAACAAAACCGCATTCATCATTACCGACCGGAACCTGGCAGCGCTGCATACTCCCCAAATCGAAAAAAGCCTGAAAGCAAAAGGTTGGAAATGGGAAACGGCAATCATCGAAGCGGGTGAAAAATCGAAATCTCTCGCTGTCATTTCCAGTCTGTATGACCGACTGGTAGAGATGAAGGCCGACCGTCAGACAGTCTTAATCGCCGTCGGCGGCGGTGTGACGGGAGATGCCGCAGGCTTCGTTGCTGCCACCTATGTCCGCGGGTTACCATTCGTACAAGTTCCAACCTCATTGCTGGCACACGTCGATAGTTCCGTTGGTGGGAAAGTCGGCGTCAATCATCCACAAGCGAAAAATCTGATCGGTGCCTTCTATCAACCGCTGGGTGTGTTCATTGATACCTCGACGCTCGAAACACTTCCCGAACGAGATTATCGCAGCGGACTGGCAGAAATTGTCAAATATGGCGTGATCCTGGATTCCAAGTTCTTTCAATACCTGGAGCAGAATATTGAAGGACTGAATCAACGATCGCCCGAAGTACTGAGGACCGTCATTGCCCGGAGCTGCGAGTTGAAGGCGGAAGTGGTCGAACAGGACGAGCACGAGCGGACCGGCTTACGGGCCATTTTAAATTATGGTCATACGTTTGCACATGCCTTTGAAGCGCTCTGCGGCTACGGAGAGTTAATGCACGGCGAAGCGGTCTCCATTGGGATGATCTACGCCAGTGTTCTCGCAGAAAAACTCAATTTGATCAAACATCAGGATACGGAACGCCAGATTCAACTTCTAGAGGCACTGGGACTGCCGGTTTCACTCCCTGCAGGGACCTGTTTAGATAACGATGAAATCATCGACCGCATGAAACTGGATAAGAAAACCGTTGGTGGAAAATTACGGTTTGTGCTTCCGACCTGTATTGGACGTGTGGAAGTCTTCAAAGACATTTCAGAGTCACTCGTGAGAGAAGTACTCGAGGAATTAGCACAAACCAAACCCAGCACTGACGACTTTCAAATCTAAGTCCCGATACCATACAGGAAAAGGCCGGTCTTGACAGCAGGTCATTCACCTCAAATATCAAATCGTCAGCACTGTATTAATACCTACTTACATACAGAATTCCCTTAGTTCTCAGGCCCTTTCATTCCACCAATCGGCACAGATCACAGAATCGATATAAAAACTCCCCTCCAATTTGCCTTGTTGATGATCAGTGTTGGTTTCTCTTAAAAATAGAACCTAACCTTAATTCCAGGCCTGCTGATTTAATTCTCTGAGTAAGAGTCTGCGCTATCAGTTCGATGTCTGTGCTTCAGACTAGACCATTTTGACGCGTAAATCACAGGAAAAAGGTATTGAGCTATGACAAGTTTAGAAACAACTTCTACTACGGGGCAATGGCGTTTAATTAACCGAGAACAGGTTCTGGACATGGCGGTGGGAGATGTGGAATTTCTCGCTGAAATGATCGAACTATTCTTCAGCTATATCCCGCAGCAAATGAATGATATTCAGCAGGCTGTTGAAAAGAATGATTCTCAAGAATTGGCAGAAGCAGCACACGCCTGTAAGGGAACTGTCGGAAACTATACCAAGCTGGAACCCTATCTCCTGCTCCAGTCATTGGAAAATGATGGGAAATCAGAACAACTGGATGAATCTCGGATCAAATACAGTTCACTTGAAAAAGAAATCACACAACTCATTGTTGAATTAAAAACATTGATGGCTCAAGAGTGTAGCGATGTTTGATCATCATCAACGCATGTAGGTTTAACCCAAAGGCAATCAAAATGAAAATCTTAGTTGTAGATGATGTTGGTTACACATGTCATTTTCATTCACGTCTTGTAGAAAAATTTGGCTATACGGCAGTCTCAGCCACATCCGGCTACGAGGCATTGAATTTTCTGAAAACAGATAATGATATCAGTATCGTGGTCACAGATCTGATGATGCGCGGCATGGATGGAGTGGATCTCTTCCAGGAAGCACAGAATCTGGAACGGTTTACTGATGAAGGACAACTCGACCCTCCTCAGTTTATCCTGATGACCGCGTTACGCATGGAAAAAAACTCGAACGATAAAGATGTCCAACGTCTTAAACTGGCGAAAGAGTTAGGCGTGGCGAAAATCATGTTCAAACCTCTTGACCAGGATGAACTCGAAGCCACCTTAAAAGACATGGCGATGGGAGCCCCCAGTACTGCTTCCAGCGGGAAATCATTGGATCTGTTTACACCAACTCAAAAATTAAAAGACGCCGTCAAAGAAATCATCGATTCCGGAAATGGGGGCGCTGCAGAACAGTTTATTGAATGCTTAAATGAAGAAGTAACCAGCCTGCAAGAATTTCTTGAAAAACTGGAAACCGTTGAAAATTAAACGTTTACAAAACACAACATCGCTCGAACAAATGCAAATACTTTGATTCGTCTCCAGGAGGGATTTGACTGGTTTTAAACAAGACCTATAGTTCCATTATTAGAGATCTATACAAACTTAGACCTTAACAAGAAACCAAACCATTTTTGTTGAATATCGTATTCAACCTGACAACATTTAAGTGGATGCGGCGAATGAGCCTAATTAACTTGGAACAATATTCAGAGAAGCAGAACCGTGCAATTTCGCGCGTTCTGGATACGTTGGATCGTCTCGATAAACGAATGAGCATCCATTACTCGAATAAACGTGCGCACGAACGAAAAGACTTCCGCGGGATTGTCTGGATTTCTGTTCCAGACCAGGAATATGCCGAGGAAGGAGGAGTCAATACGATCAAAGTCTGGTCTCGCTCCATTTCACAATCCGGCCTGTCGTTCATTTATCCCTCACCCATTTACCAGAAGACCATTCACGTGGGCGTTCCCGTGCAGGGAGATCAAGTTACCTGGTTCCGATCAGAAGTTGTCCGTCAGAAGGAAATTGAAGAAGAACAATTCTGGGAGTATGGGGTCCGGTTCCTGGGAAAAGTGGTCACTTAAGATCCTTCCATTTTCCTTACCTTCAGTTGATTTCAGACGAAACACACACGTATGATTGACTGCTTCTTTTAAGAGACATTCAACTCTGTTCAACGGACGAGAGTGTTTTACCCCCCATTGTGGAAAACTCGGGAATGGACGACCTGACTGGCATCATTCAAAAAAACTACGCACAGATTCAAAGCCGCATCGATGCGGCCTGCCAACATTCGCAGCGTTCTCCAGAATCGGTCACATTAATTGCTGTGACAAAATACGCCCGCATGGAATGGGTTGCCGCGCTTTTGGAACTGGGATGTACTCACCTGGGGGAAAGCCGCACTCCGCAATTGGAGGAACGAGCTGCTCTGCTTCCCGATCATATACACTGGCATTTCATCGGCCCGCTGCAGCGCAATAAAGTCAGACGTACTATCCAGCATACCTGCCTGGTTCACTCGGTCGATTCCATCAAGCTACTCTCGGCCATCGATCGCATTGCAGCAGAATCGAATCTACAACCACGGGTACTGATCGAGGTCAATCTTTCCGGCGAACCAAATAAGAAAGGCTTTTCTCGAGAAGAACTCTTAGCCAGTTGGAGTTCCCTCTGCGCTCTCGCTCATGTTAAGATCGAGGGACTGATGACGATGGCACCACACACATCGGACCCCGAACTGACACGACCGGTCTTTCGAGAATTATCGCAACTTCGCGATCAGCTCCAGTCGATGTCCCCCGCGCAAGTCTCACTGCAGGAACTCTCAATGGGGATGAGTGGGGATTTTGAAATTGCCATTGAAGAAGGGGCCACGCTGGTCCGTATCGGCAGTGCCCTGTTTGAGGGATTAGAATCAGGAAATTGAGTACACGACGTGACCACAGACATACAGCTTGAATTTGATGGGGCGGCGATTCTGCTCCCTGTTCGTGCGCAACCTAAATCCAGCAAAAATCGCATTGAGGGGATCCACGACGGCAGGCTGAAAGTCTGCGTTACCCAGGCCCCGGAAAAGGGGAAAGCCAACAAAGCTCTGTTGAAAGTGATCAAAAACGGTCTCAACCTCAAAAGATCACAAATCGAGTTGTATAAAGGGGAAACGGCAGGACTGAAAGTATTCCGCATTACTGAAATTTCGCCGGATGAGTTGCGAAAAAAACTTCAGGACGCCCTGAATCACTCTAGATAATTCTGCCAGCGGTGCCCGGTGTAAGCCGGGTTTTGCACGAACAGACCCAATATTCCTGCCTCTCACCTGAGACAGAATCAGCTGCTTCCCGGTCAGGAATCTTCTGCCGTTGATTGCAGCAGCTTGAACGGGCACATATAATTATGAGACGTGCATCCGTATCTTACCCCTAAGAGGCCTTCGCTCGGTTTTCTGAAAATCCACACGCAGAATGTCGTCGCGATAATCTCGACTTTAATTTCCCACCTGGTCTACAAGATCTCACAAAAGGACTATTTGACTATGATGAGTTATTCAATGCCCGTTCGCCTGCTCCTGGGAGCCTTGCTGGTTTGCGGAATTCCCTTGTCATCCAAAGCGGCAGAGCCCACTCAACTTTCAAAGTCATGGGAGCAATGGAGAGGCCCGAACCGCGAGAATCATTCTTCTGATACAGGACTCCTGAAAGACTGGAATGCGACTCCCCCCAAACTTGTCTGGACTGCTACCGGCCTGGGCAAAGGTTATGCCAGTGTTTCCATTAAAGACAATCGTCTGTTTACCACGGGAAATCTTCCGGAAGGTCAAGCTGTGATCGCCATCAATACCGATGATGGTAAAATCTTGTGGAAGACAAACCTGCTGGATTTGAACCCGAAACACGGATATCCCGGCGCACGCTGTACTCCTTCCATCGACGGCGATCGCTTGTATGCCATTTCCTCCAACGGGGCAATTTCCTGCCTCAGTGTTGAAGATGGGGAAATCATCTGGACTAAAAATTTCGAAGAGGAATGGGACGGAAAAATGATGTCCAAGTGGGGTTTTTCGGAATCTCCGCTCGTTGATGGTGACCTCGTGATCTGCACACCCGGTGGAAAAGATGCGATGATGGTCGCACTGGATAAAACAACCGGAAAAGAAGTCTGGAAAACATCGGTTTCCGACCTGGGTTCAAAGGGCAAAGACGGTGCCGGCTATTCTTCGATCGTGATTTCAAATGCAGGTGGCGTGAAACAATATGTCCAACTCACCGGCCGCGGGCTGATTGGCGTGCGTGCCAGTGATGGAAAATTGTTGTGGAACTACAACCCGGTAGCGAATGGCGTTGCCAACATTCCCACGCCAATTGTTTCCGGAGACTATGTCTTCACCTCAACCGGATATGGAACAGGCAGCGCCCTGGTGAAACTTTCGAAAGAGGGTGACGGAATGAAAGCGGAAGAAGTTTATTTTCTTGATCCCAAAGTACTGCAAAATCACCACGGGGGTCTGATCTTGTATAAAGATCATATCTATTGTGGACACGGACACGGCAAAGGGTTTCCGATCTGTGTTGAACTGAAAACAGGCAAGGTCGTCTGGGGCAAAAGAGAAGATAAAATTCGGGGCGAAGGATCAGGATCTGCTGCAACGACCCTGGCTGATGGCCACCTGATTTTCCGCTACGAAAGTGGTGACCTGGCTCTGATTGAAGCGACTACCGAAGGGTACAAACTGAAGGGCAGTTTCAAAGCAGATCAGGTGTTAGGAAAAGCCTGGGCACACCCGGTGGTCTGTGGCGGAAAACTTTATCTACGCGAGCAGGATGTTCTGATGTGCTACGATCTGAAAGAATAATCTCAGATCAACTAGTGATCTTACTCGAAAAGCTCTGTCGATTTTCCTCGACAGAGCTTTTTTCATTCTCTCGGGGAGACGCTCAACTAAGAATTCAGGTTGACTCATTCAGAATCACCGGATTCGATCAGAACACGACTTCCTGCACAGCATCTGCTCAAAGTCTGCTTAACCTGCCGCGTTTTTAAATTTGCTCAGGTCAATTTTTCCGTTGCCTTCCACGGGTAATTTTCCGTTGGGACAGTATCGGGAACGGGCAACACTGGAGGCAATATTATAAGTGTAAACCGCATCCTGACGAATCAGAAAGATGACCGTCCCTTTGTTTTGTGCACCGATTTTGTCGAGTAATTCCACAAAAGGTAAGCTCTTTCTCAAATCGTCTCGGCGCACTCGTAAGTCTTTTGACGGGCCATCCAGAACCAGAATTCCATTTTTCGTACATTCAATAAAAGTGGGATTCAGATCTACGCCCGTACCACCTGGCTGAATTCGAACTTCTGCAGCGACCGGGTTTTCCCGTTTGTTTAATTCGACTTTGAGTTTATCGATTTCCTTTTGCAATTCCATTGGATCGTCTTTGATCTCTTCGATCCGCTTTTCCAGACGAT
This genomic interval from Gimesia alba contains the following:
- a CDS encoding peptidylprolyl isomerase; amino-acid sequence: MRYAQVYFLSLVSLGMMGCETTPKVDNPVLGPPPPRLESALKQQKLKHAEIASRANDRKSVLEGDFEDSENPFETPVITASTTSSNSTDEEADDFLSDSTVVAMVNGAPLFVSDVIGIYDFQLKQAEQRMPPEEYKKLRRALVKRDLKGHIERQLLIHEMKSTLKKEQLDQLQEVLETAFEEERIPELQKGLGVNSPQELEEKLNQQGRSLYSERELFIKQQSAIQFMAVKAKATNDYSREEVLARYKANIKDYEVPSKVRWQRIRITYAKQGGKEKAVGVLDEVIHKLQAGEDFGELAKKYSDGTRAERNGQWGWTRRGSLAEPEIEKALFELPIGQTSQVYETANSFQIIKVNDRKEAGHIPFADVQGKLEQSMISEARMKATKEILEELHAKAVIETIFDLDEEEVKSTNSAVQ
- the mfd gene encoding transcription-repair coupling factor, which translates into the protein MTKPIDSQIQSMQDLVPVLSRSEGFAAVVAALQTGQSGTIDGAWGGSCALTAAAIAESLKFPTLVVLPRLGEIDEFSGDLASFLGRIPEIFPAWETLPDEHDVSDSVFGGRLRVLNQLVQLDQNADSIPPVIVTSFPALLQPVPSRQQRREATRTIRVGDEIDTDPFMSWLIERGFERTTAIELPGEFSMHGGILDIFSPDATLPLRIEFFGDEVESIRQFDVETQRTVETCEQVDLTLISPVSAAQEHSQRPTLAKDLDETASESLLDNLPENTCIVLVELPELIDEGKRYLDRLENPRGLFSVPATMSRCTDFPSVTIAPISAESTEISCHLQIESIERFTRAKSEMIEELASITGPHDRVVVCCHNQGEEDRLQEILAESELEIGSRVTTCIGNLALGFRIVPEHLVVLSDHELFGRADIRHKPRKRKVESRAIDNFLDLNVGDFVVHLSHGIARFKGLDLLEKDGCREEHLSLEFRDKVQMYVPVSLVHLVQKYIGGGKHIPQLSKLGSKSWANKKEKAAQAVRDMASDMLRMQAMRSAQPGIAYPPDSHWQKEFEASFPYTETADQLHAINDIRHDMERPQPMDRLICGDVGYGKTEVAIRAAFKAIDSGKQVAVLVPTTVLAEQHTRTFSERMADYPITIEGLSRFKTKKEQRKTLEGMASGSVDLVIGTHRLIQKDIKFKDLGLLIIDEEQRFGVEAKEMLKSLRLQIDVLTLSATPVPRTLHMSLLGIRDISNLTTAPRDRVPIETRISRFDPELIRHAMVRELNRNGQVYFVHNRVHDLQKYADRIQQIVPEATIGIGHGQMKESELEAAMYDFVSGRVDIFVCTTIIESGLDIPNANTMFIHDAGNHGLSDLHQLRGRVGRSHHRAYCYLLLRDGQILTPVAAKRLKAIEEYSELGAGFKIAMRDLEIRGAGNILGTEQSGHISAVGYELYCQLLENACKKLKNEPLREHHHVAIDLPCTAYLPSDYIPPGRIKIEMYRRLSAIHSLDELTDLEAEFEDRFGNIPHPARQLLILKELQILAQQWQVDSIRLEENFAVLGYRDKNHILALAKSNQNRIPVRIVDHKSAYIPLPVSAVNTDAIMLELKSVLQQSFDPAYNLAPSS
- the aroB gene encoding 3-dehydroquinate synthase — protein: MSDSFDVNVALGPRSYHISVVSDQFDQFAETLETWMNQNPAFRNSVAEGNKTAFIITDRNLAALHTPQIEKSLKAKGWKWETAIIEAGEKSKSLAVISSLYDRLVEMKADRQTVLIAVGGGVTGDAAGFVAATYVRGLPFVQVPTSLLAHVDSSVGGKVGVNHPQAKNLIGAFYQPLGVFIDTSTLETLPERDYRSGLAEIVKYGVILDSKFFQYLEQNIEGLNQRSPEVLRTVIARSCELKAEVVEQDEHERTGLRAILNYGHTFAHAFEALCGYGELMHGEAVSIGMIYASVLAEKLNLIKHQDTERQIQLLEALGLPVSLPAGTCLDNDEIIDRMKLDKKTVGGKLRFVLPTCIGRVEVFKDISESLVREVLEELAQTKPSTDDFQI
- a CDS encoding Hpt domain-containing protein; this encodes MTSLETTSTTGQWRLINREQVLDMAVGDVEFLAEMIELFFSYIPQQMNDIQQAVEKNDSQELAEAAHACKGTVGNYTKLEPYLLLQSLENDGKSEQLDESRIKYSSLEKEITQLIVELKTLMAQECSDV
- a CDS encoding response regulator is translated as MKILVVDDVGYTCHFHSRLVEKFGYTAVSATSGYEALNFLKTDNDISIVVTDLMMRGMDGVDLFQEAQNLERFTDEGQLDPPQFILMTALRMEKNSNDKDVQRLKLAKELGVAKIMFKPLDQDELEATLKDMAMGAPSTASSGKSLDLFTPTQKLKDAVKEIIDSGNGGAAEQFIECLNEEVTSLQEFLEKLETVEN
- a CDS encoding PilZ domain-containing protein, with product MSLINLEQYSEKQNRAISRVLDTLDRLDKRMSIHYSNKRAHERKDFRGIVWISVPDQEYAEEGGVNTIKVWSRSISQSGLSFIYPSPIYQKTIHVGVPVQGDQVTWFRSEVVRQKEIEEEQFWEYGVRFLGKVVT
- a CDS encoding YggS family pyridoxal phosphate-dependent enzyme is translated as MDDLTGIIQKNYAQIQSRIDAACQHSQRSPESVTLIAVTKYARMEWVAALLELGCTHLGESRTPQLEERAALLPDHIHWHFIGPLQRNKVRRTIQHTCLVHSVDSIKLLSAIDRIAAESNLQPRVLIEVNLSGEPNKKGFSREELLASWSSLCALAHVKIEGLMTMAPHTSDPELTRPVFRELSQLRDQLQSMSPAQVSLQELSMGMSGDFEIAIEEGATLVRIGSALFEGLESGN
- a CDS encoding DUF167 domain-containing protein, whose product is MTTDIQLEFDGAAILLPVRAQPKSSKNRIEGIHDGRLKVCVTQAPEKGKANKALLKVIKNGLNLKRSQIELYKGETAGLKVFRITEISPDELRKKLQDALNHSR